The DNA segment GCCTGCTATACTGTCTCTACACTAAGTCATGCAAATCAGTTTGTGGAAATCATTGGTAGTGCAGGCCGCATACGTATTGAGATACCATTTAATACTTACGTGGATACACGCGCAGCAATCACTATTTCTACCGGACAAGGTGAAAGAACAGTAACATTTGATGTATGTGACCAATACGGGCTGATGTTTGATGCTTTTGCTAAATCCATTATGGACGCTAAAACAAGCCCGGTTGAACCGGAAGATGCAGTGTATAATATGAAAGTGATTGACGCTGTGTTTAAATCCAGCGAAACACATCATTGGGAAAAAGTAAATCAATAAGAATAATTGTTAAATAACTGTGCCGTTTGTGAAGAGACGGCACAGACGCTTTACCCTCATTTACCACCCCCTTGCAAAAGATAAAACAAACGACCTACTTGTGCCTGAGCAATAATAAGAAATCGTTCATACAACTCCATAATCCTTATGGTAAAAAGATGTGTTAGTTACTTATTTGCAAGCTACCATCAACAACTTCAGCGTTATACGGATAGAGTCCGTAATGCGAGGGGCCATCTAACAAAGCCCCATCGGGGATAGAAACAGCAAACAAAGAACCACAGGTGGGGCACTTACAATAACCATCCTCCGTCACTTCCACCAGGCTACTCCTACTTTTTTCGTTGGGACACATCAAATCAAAGACATAATACTCCTGGTCACTCAATCTATAGATTACAACGCCGGCATTTCCTATCAGTTGATTATACGAATCAATTTTAACAACAAAAGGATTCTCCTGGTTATATGCTGGGTCAGTTGCTATAAACTTAAGCCGTGCAAAAAAACTAACTTGAGGTATAATTTCTTCGGTATCGGTACAAGAATGCGTACCCAACAAAAAAACAATAATGAAGGCTGAAAACAACTTGAACTTCATGATGTAAAAAGTTTAATTCAATACAAATTTATTAAAAAACCACTAGTATAATGTATCTTGCTAAAAAAAGGACAATGACTATTATAAATTCAACAGATATTTTTATATTTTTATTGTTCGTAAATTAAAATAAATGGAAGACTTAGGAGATTTTTTATATATCATTGTTGCCATTATAGGAATTGTGTATAGTATTGCGAAAAAGAACAACAAAAAAGCGCAAGAAACACCCCCACCAATCATAGCTGAGGAGGATGATTTTTGGGACGAAGAACCACTTATTATCCAGAAGGAAGAAACAGAAACCCCGGTTTTTCAGAAAGAAGTACCGGTGAGTAAATATTCAGAGCGTCCAAAAGATTTTTTTGTCAGGGAACCTGCAAAACAACGGGAGCCGGATAAAGCGATGATAGAAAAGAAAAAACAGATGGCCAACAGCTATACCCGGGTAAAAAATACCCCGACAAAACAAAAAGTCCAGGAAGTAGAATTGCAAGAACAGGCCGATCTCGAAGCAAGCACAATGGACTTTGACTTAAAACAAGCTGTTATCTATTCCGAAATTCTTAAGCGACCAGAATTTTAAATAAAAAGTTCATTTCAATTTAATCACATAATTTATATCTTTGCAACAAAGAGTTTCGGTTTCCGGGATTCTTTATTTTTTTATATAGAATACATAAAGGAGGAATAAAGATGTCAAATGTAAGTTATCTTACCGAAGCGGGTTTAAAAAAATTAAAGGAAGAGCTTCACCAATTAGAGACGGTGGAAAGACCCAGTATTTCGGCACAGATTGCCGAGGCTAGAGATAAAGGAGATTTGTCGGAAAATGCAGAGTATGACGCGGCCAAAGAGGCACAAGGACTGCTGGAAATGAAAATTTCCAAGCTAAAAAACATATTGGCTAACTCCAGGATTATTGACGAATCTAAAATTGATACTTCAAGGGTTCAACTCCTGAATAAAGTGAGAATCAGAAACCTGAAGAACAATGCAGAAATGACCTATACCCTGGTTCCCGAGAGTGAAGCAAACCTCAAAGAAGGTAAGTTATCTATTTCTACGCCCATCGCCAAAGGCTTATTAGGGAAAGAAGTTGGTGACCAAGCCGAAATTCAGGTGCCCTCAGGGCTTATGACTTTTGAAATTGTAGAAATATCTATTTAATTCATACTTTATGTCAACCATTTTTTCAAAAATAGTGAAAGGAGAAATTCCTTCATATAAAATCGCGGAGGACGACAGGTACTTTGCGTTTTTAGATATTAACCCATTACAAGAAGGACATACACTGGTAATTCCTAAAAATGAGGTAGATTACATTTTTGATCTGGATGACGATACATTGGCAGGCTTACATGTGTTTGCTAAAAAAATAGCGCAGGCACTGGACAAAGCCATGGAATGCAAAAGGGTAGGTGTGGCTGTCTTAGGACTGGAAGTTCCTCATGCTCACATCCATCTGGTTCCTCTTCAGGGTGAGGGTGACATTAATTTTTCCAACCCCAAACTTAAGTTTAGCCCTGAACAGTTCAATGAAATCGCCCAAAAGATTAAGCAATGCCTATAGGGCTTGTTGAAATATATTTTTATAGATAAAGGTTGAATGTCAATAACATTCAACCTTTTTTTATCTTACACTTTAATTCGATGAATCATTAGCCCTTTGCAATGGATTTTCTAATGCATTTTCAGGTATAACTTCACATGTCTAGCTCATCATTGTCTTCATCAAGATACAGATCAACCAATCCATCAGGCAAATCAACCTTCAACATCGATTGTGAAGCATCCACCTCCTTAATAAAATCAGGATTGATAGGGACAAGTATTTCCTTACCCTCGTAATCTAATACAAACAAAGGGTTATTGGATATATCCTGAACCTCAACTATTTCACCAATAAAAGCTTTGCTCTTATCGTATACCTTATACCCTACAAAAGCATTACTAGTAAACTCCTGCTCCTCTTCCATCTCTGACTTTTCCACATACACTTGCGTACCACACACCCCACTAGCCTTTGTTTCACTATCAATA comes from the Saccharicrinis fermentans DSM 9555 = JCM 21142 genome and includes:
- the greA gene encoding transcription elongation factor GreA, which translates into the protein MSNVSYLTEAGLKKLKEELHQLETVERPSISAQIAEARDKGDLSENAEYDAAKEAQGLLEMKISKLKNILANSRIIDESKIDTSRVQLLNKVRIRNLKNNAEMTYTLVPESEANLKEGKLSISTPIAKGLLGKEVGDQAEIQVPSGLMTFEIVEISI
- the rimM gene encoding ribosome maturation factor RimM (Essential for efficient processing of 16S rRNA) codes for the protein MLLKENTVQIGFIQKTHGVKGELSLALMDGFYTEDMDWEFLLLDIDHGLVPFYVESYRVKSAQSMLVKLESIDSETKASGVCGTQVYVEKSEMEEEQEFTSNAFVGYKVYDKSKAFIGEIVEVQDISNNPLFVLDYEGKEILVPINPDFIKEVDASQSMLKVDLPDGLVDLYLDEDNDELDM
- a CDS encoding HIT family protein — protein: MSTIFSKIVKGEIPSYKIAEDDRYFAFLDINPLQEGHTLVIPKNEVDYIFDLDDDTLAGLHVFAKKIAQALDKAMECKRVGVAVLGLEVPHAHIHLVPLQGEGDINFSNPKLKFSPEQFNEIAQKIKQCL
- a CDS encoding Rieske (2Fe-2S) protein → MKFKLFSAFIIVFLLGTHSCTDTEEIIPQVSFFARLKFIATDPAYNQENPFVVKIDSYNQLIGNAGVVIYRLSDQEYYVFDLMCPNEKSRSSLVEVTEDGYCKCPTCGSLFAVSIPDGALLDGPSHYGLYPYNAEVVDGSLQISN